Below is a genomic region from Alphaproteobacteria bacterium.
CTCGGCTATCCGCTTCTTTTGCTGATCGGTGAGCTTGGCCGGGTCGTTGACCGAATCCGTTTTCAAATCCCTTGCCAAGTCCTTGGTCGGATCCGCGCGCCCGCTTTGTGCCGCGTCGTCGTCAGCACTGCGGTTGGTGTTTGTATCGTCCTGATCGGCGGACGGTGCGTTGACCTGGGCCGGGATAGGCGGCAGGGGCAGCGTGACGTGCACCGGGCTCGTCGAGTTCATCGGGCCAGGCTCGTTGGGGCTTAACCCCCCGAGCACGCCGCCCGCACCGCTTGCTTCCTTCGACGTGGCACCCGGTGCAAAATAATTCGAGATACCCAGCCGCTGCTCTTCCGTCGTCGCGTTCAGAAGCCACAAGAGGAGGAAAAACGCCATCATCGCGGTCACAAAGTCGGCGTAGGCGACCTTCCACGCCCCGCCATGATGGCCGCCGTGACCGCCCTTCTTGATCTTCTTAACGATCACTTCTGCGTGGTTTGCTTCCGCCATGAGACGCTCGTGTGGTCCCTGTCAGCCCGACGCATTATGCCGGCGGCAATGCGGCGTTCGATTCCTCGACCTCGTAGAAGGTCGGCCGGACATTCGAGAGGAGTGCCTTGCGCCCGAACTCGACCGAAATCGCCGGCGCATAGCCTTGCATGTGGGCCAAAAGCCCCGCTTTGATGCACTGAAAGTATTTAAGCTCCGCATCGTAAATCGCTTTCAGGCCATTGCCGATCGGGCCTACGAACCCGTATGACAGAAGCACGCCAAGAAACGTGCCGACGAGTGCAGCACCGATCAGGTGGCCGAGTATCGCCGGCGGCTGGTTGATTGCGCCCATGGTATTGATCACGCCGAGCACCGCCGCGACGATCCCAAGTGCTGGCATGCCGTCCGCCATCGTCTGTAACGCACTTGCGATTTGTGCATGCTCGGCATGATGCGTTTCGATCTCCTCGTCCATCAGCCCTTCGATCTCGCGGGCGTTGTCGGTGCCGAGCGTCAATAAGCGCAAATAATCGCACAGAAATGTAACCGCGGCGTGGTCGGCGCTGAATTTCGGAAACGCATTGAAGAGCGTGCTCTCGCTCGGGTTTTCGACGTGCTGCTCGAGGGAGAGCATGCCTTTGCTCTTGGCGATCTTGAAAATCTGATAGAGGAGGCCGAGAAGGTCGAGGTAGCTCTCCTTGCCGTATTTCGACCCTTTGAGCAAGTGGCCGATGGCGCCGGCAATCTTCGCAATGACATGCTTCGGATTCGAGATGAGAAAGGCGCCGGTCGCCGCACCGGCGATGATGAGCAGCTCGAAGGGCTGGATCAGCACCTCGAAATTGCCGCCCTCGGCCAGGAATCCGCCGAATACGGAGCCGATCACCACGACGATGCCGACGATGACAAACATTCGGATACCCCGGCTCTCTGAACTGCGCACTTAGGTCCGTTTAGGCCCCGGACAGTGGCGGAATATCCTTAAAAAGCGGTTTATTAGACCATTTCGTAACGCCCGCGGAGGCTCGGAAGCGCCGTCGCATTTTGGGCGCGAACGGCAATTTTTGGAGGGCAAATCGGTGTCCTGCCATTGCTTCGGCGCCGATTTAGGCGAATATCTCGCGTAAACCCAATCATCGCGCCGTTGTGGGGGTGATTTATGAGGAAGTGGCTATTTACCTACGTCCTCGCCTGCGTTGGCTGTTCGGCAGGTGTGCTCTT
It encodes:
- a CDS encoding flagellar motor protein MotB; the protein is MAEANHAEVIVKKIKKGGHGGHHGGAWKVAYADFVTAMMAFFLLLWLLNATTEEQRLGISNYFAPGATSKEASGAGGVLGGLSPNEPGPMNSTSPVHVTLPLPPIPAQVNAPSADQDDTNTNRSADDDAAQSGRADPTKDLARDLKTDSVNDPAKLTDQQKKRIAEKEQERAFDEAEKELRQAIQSVPQLQALKDSLIIDRTPEGMRIQIVDQDKLEMFPLGSANMYDYTKALLGKVAEVVKLTSNKIAISGHTDARPYARGNYTNWELSVDRANASRRALIEAGLPPERIARVTGNADTDLLIPTDPLSPRNRRISITLLQDRQG
- the motA gene encoding flagellar motor stator protein MotA translates to MFVIVGIVVVIGSVFGGFLAEGGNFEVLIQPFELLIIAGAATGAFLISNPKHVIAKIAGAIGHLLKGSKYGKESYLDLLGLLYQIFKIAKSKGMLSLEQHVENPSESTLFNAFPKFSADHAAVTFLCDYLRLLTLGTDNAREIEGLMDEEIETHHAEHAQIASALQTMADGMPALGIVAAVLGVINTMGAINQPPAILGHLIGAALVGTFLGVLLSYGFVGPIGNGLKAIYDAELKYFQCIKAGLLAHMQGYAPAISVEFGRKALLSNVRPTFYEVEESNAALPPA